Part of the Cloacibacterium caeni genome is shown below.
AAACCAATGCGATGATGCTCAAGAAAATCCCAAAAGCATGAGACCAAATGTTTAATTTTTCTTCGGTAGGCGAATAGAATTGTATGTTCGTTTTTTTATCCATTTAGAGCGATTTTAGGTAGGCGTTCCAAGATTCTAATTTGTAAAGTTTTGCAGATTTTTCTACATTTTCAGCTTTATAAATTCCTCGACCTACAATCACGAAATCTGTATGTAAATTTTTGAAAACATGTTCCGGTGTATTGTACTGTTGGCCTTTAGCATCACCTTTGTCTGCTAAATTTACACCTGGTGTAAAAAGTAAAACATTGGCTGGAACTTTGTTTTGTGCCACACATCCCACAATATTAGGATGCGTTTCTACTATTTTTAAAGCTTCTGTTCTATAATTTTGGTCAGTAAGCGCACCTTTTGAAGACATAGAAAGAATGGCAATGACTCCAGAATTCATAAAACAATCAATGCTTTGATAGCCAGCAATGACATGAGACGTAACCAAATCTGCCCAATGCGAAATTTTATACATTCCGCCTCTGTATTGCAATTCCTGAGTATTCCCGATATCGCCAAATTTTCGGTCTTCCATCAAAAGGAAATTATGCTTCGTTGCTAAATCTTTTAGCGGAAGGATGGTTTTATCACTGTTAAAATCAGAAATAATGTCAATATGCGTTTTTAGAGCGACAATGTGTGGCCCAACTTGTTCTGCAAATTCTAGCAATTCTTTGGTTGTCGTTACATCTGCAGAAGCAATAAGATTAGATTGTTTAGCAATCGCAATTTCTAAGATTTTTTTGCCAACAGAATGTTCGCAATTTTCTAATTTTTGTTCGTAAGAAAGTCTTTTTTCTTCTTTGAATTCAATTTTATTTCCTGCGATAAATTCATTAATTCTTAGAACTTCTTCTTCCGTAAGATGGTCTACTTTTTTTAAAATTTCTACCACTTCAGAAATGCTGAAAAGCGTATGAACATGATAACCTTTTTCTTGTAAAAGTTGCTTTCCGCCTTGTTCACGGTCTAGAACCACTACAATATCAGAAACTTTTAACCCTTCATTTTCTACTTCGGCGATGGTTTCTACCAAAGATTTTCCAGAAGTAATCACGTCTTCTACCAGTAGACAGTTTTGTCCAGATTTATAAATACCTTCTATGAGTTTTTTGGTTCCGTATTCTTTAGCTTCTTTTCTCTTGATAATCAATGGAATATAGCTTTCTAGAGACATGGCAGTTGCCATAGGTAATGCAGCGTAAGGAACACCGCAAATCACATCGAAATTATCTAAAGGAAGCATTTCTAAAAGATAATTGGCCAAATGTTTTAAGATTTTTGGCTCAGAAGCGAGTGGTCTTAAATCTACATAAAACGGGCTTTCAATGCCGGATTTCAATGTAAATCTGCCGAATTTTATAATCCCAAGTTTATAACATTCTAAGAAGAATTCTTTTTTACTTTCCATTTTACTTTTTTTACTTTTTACAAAGGTAAGATTTTTATAAGTACGAAGGGTAAAGTTAAAAGTACAAAGTATAGTTGTAGAGTGGGAGAATTGTAGAATGGGAAAGTGCTTAACTTTAAAATAAATATATCAAACCAAATTATAGATTTTGTTAATGAAAAATTGACCTATTTTCGGGAGTTTTTTGCTATTTTTGGGAAATTCAAATTTTTAAAATTAAATCTTTATAGATATGAAAAAATTAGTTCAATGGGCTTTTGTAGCCATCGCTTTTTCTGCGGTTACTTCTTGTGTAGCGGTAGTAGGAAATACAGCGCAACCTGTAGTAAATGTAGAATCTACAGATTATGGTAAACCTTCTGATGTTACTGCAAATGCAGGTGCTTTCAAAATAAAAACACTGAAACATAATTATGATGCTTTTTCAAAATATGTAGATGCGAAGACTATGTACATTCACTTTTCTAAGCATTATGTAGGTTATTTGAACAACTTAAATAAAGCGGTGGAAGGAAAACCACAAGCGAATATGACGATAGAAGAAGTGTTGAAAACGCTTGATACCAGCAATGCTGCGTTAAGAAATAATGCGGGAGGTTACTACAATCACAATTTGTATTTTGATTTGATGACTCCAAATTCAACAGGAAAACCAACTGGGAAATTAGCTGATGCTATCAATAGAGATTTTGGCAGTTTTGAAAATTTCAAAAAGCAGTTTTCTGACGCAGGAGCGAAACAATTTGGTTCTGGTTGGGCTTGGTTGGTTACTGATGCTTCAGGAAAATTGAAAGTAGGAAGTACCGCAAATCAAGATAATCCTTTAATGCCGGGAATGTCTATTTCTGGAGCTCCAGTTTTGGCAATGGATGTTTGGGAACACGCTTATTATTTAAAATATCAAAACAAAAGATCAGACTATATAGAAGCTTTCTTTAACGTAATTGATTGGAACGTAGCTTCTGATTACTACGAAAAAGCAATGAAATAATAACTCATAAAATTTTATTTTTTTCGCTGATTTAACTGGTTTGGTAGATTTTATCTGCTTAATTTGCTAAATCAGCGAGATTTTTTTTTAGAATTATTTACCTTTACAGAAATTCAAAAAAATCAGCATGAAAAAATCATTTTCTTTGTTCTTTATTCTTTGCTCATTATTCTTTTTTAGTCAAATTTCAGAGCAGAAACTAGACGAACTCATCCAAAAAACCATCACCACTTTTGACGTCCCCGGAATGTCTGTTGGCGTTTTAAAAGACGGTAAAGTTATCTATTCTAAAGGTTTCGGAGTACGTTCTCTTAACAATAAATTACCGATGACGCCAGAAACTTTGGTGGGAATTGCTTCTAATTCTAAAGGTTTTACTTGTACAGCTTTAGCGATTTTAGCAGACGAAGGAAAACTGAATTGGGATGATAAAGTGACCAAATTTTTACCAGATTTCAAAATGTATGACGATTATGTGACGCAAGAGCTTACCATCAAAGATTTGGTGACGCATAGAGCTGGTTTAGGTCTTGGACAAGGAGATTTAATGTTTTTTCCAGAAGGTGGCAATATTTCTACGGAACAATTATTGCACAATGTTCGTTATCTTAAACCTGCGCATTCTTTCAGAAATACAATGGATTATAACAATGTGATGTTTATTGTAGCAGGAGAAGTTATTCATAAAATTTCTGGCAAAACTTGGGCAGAGTTTATCGAAGAAAGAATCATGAAACCTGTTGGAATGACAGCAAGTTTCGGTTCTTATAACCGTGCAAAATCTATTGAAAATAAAATTGATGCACATGCTCCAGTCAATGGAAAAGCAGTTGCGGTTCCTCACGATTGGAACGAAACAGCCAATGCAGCTGGTGGAATTTTGAGCAACATTACAGACATGACGACTTGGGCAAATTTCTTAATGAATGGTTTCGTTACCAAAGATGGGGTACGTTTGGTTTCTGAGAAAAATGCAAATATTTTGTGGCAAATTCAACAACCCATTCCTATGGCTGCTAAAAATCCTTATGATACTAAATTTTACGGTTACGGTCTAGGTTGGTTTATTTCTGATGTAAAAGGTCATCGCCAGATTCAGCATACAGGTGGTTTAATCGGTACAGTTACGCAATTTACCTTAATTCCTGACCTGAATTTAGGAATTGTAGTGCTCACGAATCAACAACAAGGGGTGGCTTTTAACACGATTACCAATACGGTAAAAGATGCGTATTTAGGAATTGAAGACAGAAATTGGTTGAAAACTTATGCGGAAAGATATGCAAAAGGCAATACGCAATATGACAAAGAAAAGGCGGAAACTTATGCTAAGGCATTTGCTTACCAAAAAGACAGAAGCGCAAAATTAGCTCCTGAACAATTTGTAGGAACGTATAGAGATGCTTGGTTTGGTGATGTGGTAATTTCTAAAGAAAAGAAAGGTTTCAGAGTGATTTGCAAATCTTCAGAAAGATTAAAAGGTGAAGTTTTGCCTTATTCTAGAGATACTTTCGTAATCAAATGGGATGATAGAAGTTATGACGCAGATGCATTCTTCACGCTTACTTTTGACGAAAACGGAAAAACAGTTTCTGCCAAAATGAAACCTATTTCAGATGTTACGGATTTCTCTTTTGATTTTGGAGATTTGGATTTGAAAAAAGTAGATTAATACTTATTAAACATAAAAAAAATCGGGAAGTTTTTCTTCCCGATTTTTTGTTTTTATGATATTCATGTTTATTTCAAATACAAGTCAAAATAATCAGTAACCTTTTGCATTAAATGTACTCTGTCTTTACCTGAAACATTGTGAGGATGACCAGGATAAACGAAATAATCTAACTGAACGCCTTTCTCAACCGCAGATTTCAGGAATTTTACAGAATGTTGCCAAACCACTACATCATCTTGCGCACCATGAATCATGAGTAATTTTCCTTTCAAGTTTTGAACTTTGTCTAAAAGATTGGCTTTTGCGTAACCTTCAGGATTTTCTTTTGGCGTGTCCATGTAACGTTCTGTGTACATAATTTCATACATGTTCCAGTCGATTACAGGTCCACCTGCAACTCCCGCTTTGAAAACATCAGGATATTTCAGCATAAAACTTGTGGTCATAAATCCACCAAAACTCCAACCATGAATTCCCATTTTTTCAGCATTTACAAAAGGCAAAGATTTTAAATATTCTACACCTTTTAATTGGTCTTTCATTTCAGTTTCACCTAAATTTCTGAAAACCGCCTGTTCAAACTGTTTTCCTCTGTTAGAAGAACCTCTTCCGTCCATCGTGAAGACAATATAACCACGTTGCGCCATGTATTCATACCAAAGATTTCCAGAAGCTGGGAAGTTATTGGTAACCAATTGTAAATGAGGTCCGTTGTATAAATAAACAATTACAGGATATTTTTTAGTTTTATCAAAATCAGTTGGTAAAATCAGTTTTCCATACAATGGAGTTCCGTCGTCTGCTTTCAGGGTGATGTTCTGAATTTCAGGTCTTTGGAAGTTTTTCAGAGGGTTTTCTGCGGTTAAAATATTTTTGGCTTGAAGCGATTGCGTATTGATAATATTTGCAATTCTTGGCTTAGAAGCATTGGCAAAAACATCATACAAATGTGTTCCGTCTTTGCTCAAAATTCCATTGTGAACACCAGCGTCTTTGTCTAATCTGGTGATTTTAGTCGTTTGCCAATTTACTTTGTACAAATGTTTTTCAAGTGGCGTTTCTTTAGTCGAAGAGAAATAAATTTCTTTTTTCTTTTCGTTAAAACCTAGAATTTCGTTCACCAACCAATCTCCTTTAGTAATTTGTTTTACCAAACCTTTGTCTGTGTTGTACCAAAACAAATGATTATAACCCGTTCTTTGACTTTGCCAAATAAAATCTTTATTAGAACCAGGTAAAAAGGTTAATTCATGTTGAGGTTCTACATATTTTTCATCTTTTTCTTCGAAGAGCGTTTTAACTAAATTTCCTGTTTCGGCATCATATTGATTCAGTTTTACATGGTTTTGAGCTCTATTAAGAACCGCCACGAAAATAGATTTAGAATCAGGGCTCCAAGTTACGCTGGTTAAGTATTGCTCTTTGTCGCCTTCGATGTTTAAGAATTTTTTAGTCTGAGTTTTTACATCAAAAACACCGATGGAAACTTCGTGAGATTTATTTCCAGCCATAGGATATTTGATGTTGTGGTTTTCTGCAGGAGTTACGCTCCAATCGATGATTGGGTAGTCAGTAACCATGCTTTGATCCATTCTGTAAAATGCAATTTTTTGAAAATTTGGCGCCGCAAAAATTCCTCCATCGATTCCGAATTCATTTCGATGAACCGATTGTCCGTTGATGATATTTTCGTTTTGGTCATCTGTAATTTTCAGCGTTTTTCCATTGATGTTTACAAAAAGATTGTTTTTGATGGTGTAATTAATCGTTTGATTATCAGGAAGAAGTTGAGCGTTTTCTGCATCTTCAGGAATAGAAGCGAATTCGGTTTTTTGCCAAGAATTCCCCGTTTTTTGAAGCCAAAAATATTTTCCTTTTTGAGAAAAATAAGCTTTAGAATTGTTCAAAAATTTCAGTGGAGAAAGTGCTTTCAGTTTTTGGTCTGCATTTAGATTTTGATTTACTTGGTACAATGAAACCAAAGTATCTG
Proteins encoded:
- a CDS encoding S9 family peptidase, with translation MNFKKILGTLVLASVCGLSQTQQFTMNDAVLGLRTNLAVKNIRDFSFSNDGKSYLQMVKNAYLITDIATNKTDTLVSLYQVNQNLNADQKLKALSPLKFLNNSKAYFSQKGKYFWLQKTGNSWQKTEFASIPEDAENAQLLPDNQTINYTIKNNLFVNINGKTLKITDDQNENIINGQSVHRNEFGIDGGIFAAPNFQKIAFYRMDQSMVTDYPIIDWSVTPAENHNIKYPMAGNKSHEVSIGVFDVKTQTKKFLNIEGDKEQYLTSVTWSPDSKSIFVAVLNRAQNHVKLNQYDAETGNLVKTLFEEKDEKYVEPQHELTFLPGSNKDFIWQSQRTGYNHLFWYNTDKGLVKQITKGDWLVNEILGFNEKKKEIYFSSTKETPLEKHLYKVNWQTTKITRLDKDAGVHNGILSKDGTHLYDVFANASKPRIANIINTQSLQAKNILTAENPLKNFQRPEIQNITLKADDGTPLYGKLILPTDFDKTKKYPVIVYLYNGPHLQLVTNNFPASGNLWYEYMAQRGYIVFTMDGRGSSNRGKQFEQAVFRNLGETEMKDQLKGVEYLKSLPFVNAEKMGIHGWSFGGFMTTSFMLKYPDVFKAGVAGGPVIDWNMYEIMYTERYMDTPKENPEGYAKANLLDKVQNLKGKLLMIHGAQDDVVVWQHSVKFLKSAVEKGVQLDYFVYPGHPHNVSGKDRVHLMQKVTDYFDLYLK
- a CDS encoding serine hydrolase encodes the protein MKKSFSLFFILCSLFFFSQISEQKLDELIQKTITTFDVPGMSVGVLKDGKVIYSKGFGVRSLNNKLPMTPETLVGIASNSKGFTCTALAILADEGKLNWDDKVTKFLPDFKMYDDYVTQELTIKDLVTHRAGLGLGQGDLMFFPEGGNISTEQLLHNVRYLKPAHSFRNTMDYNNVMFIVAGEVIHKISGKTWAEFIEERIMKPVGMTASFGSYNRAKSIENKIDAHAPVNGKAVAVPHDWNETANAAGGILSNITDMTTWANFLMNGFVTKDGVRLVSEKNANILWQIQQPIPMAAKNPYDTKFYGYGLGWFISDVKGHRQIQHTGGLIGTVTQFTLIPDLNLGIVVLTNQQQGVAFNTITNTVKDAYLGIEDRNWLKTYAERYAKGNTQYDKEKAETYAKAFAYQKDRSAKLAPEQFVGTYRDAWFGDVVISKEKKGFRVICKSSERLKGEVLPYSRDTFVIKWDDRSYDADAFFTLTFDENGKTVSAKMKPISDVTDFSFDFGDLDLKKVD
- the pyrF gene encoding orotidine-5'-phosphate decarboxylase; this encodes MESKKEFFLECYKLGIIKFGRFTLKSGIESPFYVDLRPLASEPKILKHLANYLLEMLPLDNFDVICGVPYAALPMATAMSLESYIPLIIKRKEAKEYGTKKLIEGIYKSGQNCLLVEDVITSGKSLVETIAEVENEGLKVSDIVVVLDREQGGKQLLQEKGYHVHTLFSISEVVEILKKVDHLTEEEVLRINEFIAGNKIEFKEEKRLSYEQKLENCEHSVGKKILEIAIAKQSNLIASADVTTTKELLEFAEQVGPHIVALKTHIDIISDFNSDKTILPLKDLATKHNFLLMEDRKFGDIGNTQELQYRGGMYKISHWADLVTSHVIAGYQSIDCFMNSGVIAILSMSSKGALTDQNYRTEALKIVETHPNIVGCVAQNKVPANVLLFTPGVNLADKGDAKGQQYNTPEHVFKNLHTDFVIVGRGIYKAENVEKSAKLYKLESWNAYLKSL
- a CDS encoding superoxide dismutase, which encodes MKKLVQWAFVAIAFSAVTSCVAVVGNTAQPVVNVESTDYGKPSDVTANAGAFKIKTLKHNYDAFSKYVDAKTMYIHFSKHYVGYLNNLNKAVEGKPQANMTIEEVLKTLDTSNAALRNNAGGYYNHNLYFDLMTPNSTGKPTGKLADAINRDFGSFENFKKQFSDAGAKQFGSGWAWLVTDASGKLKVGSTANQDNPLMPGMSISGAPVLAMDVWEHAYYLKYQNKRSDYIEAFFNVIDWNVASDYYEKAMK